In the bacterium genome, AGATTAAGCTGTGAACGAATCAAAATCAATGCATACAATGTGAAGCCGAGAAATGTCAATAAGTGTACCATTGGTACCAGTGCTGATTCATGATCGCTCGAGCGCTTAAAGTAGGCATAGAACCCAAGAGCGATTGGTACCGACAATAGCTTCAACCAGAACGGTACGCCGATATCCAACGGTAAATCGATTATGACGAGCGAAAGAGTCCATCCTAATAACAACAAGTAGGACAAGCGCTTACGCTGATACCAGATTAACAGAAAGAGGGTCGGGATTGTTAAAAGATTCAGCAAGTGAATCGTGATGGCAAAACCGTTTAAGTAAGTTGCAAGCAGTAGGTAGTGGTCGTTTTCTCCGGTCTCTGAATTATCCATCCACTTCAGGACTAACCAGAAGACAATTACGGTTAAGAACAACGAAACACCGTACACTTCGGATTCAACGACATTGAACCAAAACGAGGGGGACCAACTGAGTGCCAAAGCACCAACTGCTGCACCACCTAAGACTGAGATTCGATCAGTTAATGACTCTTCTTTCCCGCGATAAAGCCGCACCAATCGCAGAACGATAAGAAATGTCAAAAGAATCGTGAAGGCACCCGAGAGGCTGCTGAATTGAGTAACCCGGGTCGCGATTTCTCCAAATGGTAGAAAAGTAAACAGTCGACCCACCATGATGAACAACGGAGATCCCGGGGGATGTGGTACGCCCAAGGTGTACGAACATGCGGCAAACTCGCCGCAATCCCAATACGATACCGTATTGGCGTTGGTCATCAGGATCACTGTCCATGAGACCATAAATACCATCAGTCCGACCCAAAACGACGGGCGTTTCATTGCAGATTGCAGCAAAGTAGTCCTCCGAAGTGCAAAGTATCAAAGTACGACAGGCATGTCCGCGGTTCAAACGGTGCGATTGACCCTGAGTTTCGCCAACACTCTACGACGTTCACCCGGGGTAAAGAAGCCGGTAAACCATAACGCAAATGGGAAGGCAACCAAGAATACGGTTTTCACCCATACCGATGCAAAAGTTTCATTGCCAAAATACCACCAGATTGCTGTAAGTACCGTTAAATGGAGCAATCGTTTCCCCTCATAGGGTACCGGATAATTTTTTCGGGCATATAACCACTCGCCGAGGGCAATACCGCCATACCCGACAACGATGCTCCACGCCGCTGCCCAAACACCGAAACGGGGATTAACCAAATGTTGAATAAAACGCTGGCGGCAGATGCGACACCTGAGATATACGCTTGAATGTGTATCCGGTTCCGTAAAAAGAATCCTGCCGAAAGATTTGCTGCAACCCCGTTAAACACCTGTCCCAAGAGAATTATGGGGAAAATTTCGATACCCCCCCAATACTTCGGTTCAATCAGCGGCATTGAAAAACCGGGTATCGGCATTTTCATAATTGGCGGGATGTAATAGGTTAAGAATAAAAACAAAATTCCGAATACAAGTAAAAAGTATGTGAGTACTCTTGCAAAGAGGTTAGGGCTATCCGGTTTCTCGCCTTCTTCCAAGAAAAACGGCGCCCAAGCATTACGGAATGCCATCGCAAGAATGGAAAAGATCATGCCAAGTTTTGCGCCGACGCCATACAATCCGGTCTGTTCCGCACTTGAGTAATATTCGAGAAATTTTCGTGAGCTTAGTTCCAACACCATGACAAAAAAGAGGTGGGGAATATTTGGTAAGCCAAATTTGAGAACAGGTGGGAGTATTTTCCAATTGAACTTGAAAGAGATGTCTTTGCGAATAATCCAGAGGAGTGGAATCATCGTTATCGCAGAACTGAGGATATTTGCTTCGAGCACCCCTTGCAGACCACGATGTAAATGTCCGACTAACCAGAAGTTCGCCCCAAGGTTTAACAGAACGCTCAACATCCGCAACGATGTATAATGAAAAGCTTTCTGTTTCGCGCGTAATACGACAAACGGCAATGCCGAGAATGTATCCAACCAAAGAACAACCAAACAAAACAATAGTATGACTGGTGCAGCACCTTCTTCGAGAATTGAGGAAGCTAACGGTGCGCGCAATAGCCAAAGCAGAGCGCTGATCAAAGTCGAACTGAAAAACGAGAGAACAAGAACTGTACTGAACAACTCATTGCGTTGGGTCTTCTCTTTTAATGGGATGTAGTACCGCATGAGCGACACATCAATCCCATAGAGATAAATTACTTGGGCAACAGCGATGAAACTGTAATAGAGGGTTAATGCGCCGTAATCGGCAACCGGCAACCAGTATGTGTAAGCGGGTAACAAGAGGAAGCTTGCCGCCCGGGTGGCGACTTGTCCTATTCCGTAGATAACCGATTGACCGGCGAGCGCTTTTATTTTTTGAAACACGTTGGAGATATCAGTCCATATTTTTTTTGATCAAGTTTTGTATACGTGATCCTGTGAATCTATGTAAGGGTTGATATGGGATTCCGCTTCCACCCGAGTCAGGCAGGAGTGCCTAACCTCCAATTTTAACAAGATTGCTTCGTCGCTGCGCTTCCTCGCAATGACACGTCAGGCAGGAGTGCCTAACCTCCAAAGTTAAAGCGGGCGTGCACGGCACGCCCCTACTAACTCAGACAAGATTGTCTGAGCTACATGTACTTTAATATGCGGCTTTGACGATGGGATCGGGATCGTCACGCAATTTCTTTGCATAGCGAGCCAGCGTTACTTTTCCATTCGTCTGTTTCTTAGTTCCCGCTCGAACCGCTTCTGCGCGAATCGCTGGATCGGTATGAAGCGCCGCCCGCGACCAGATTGTCGTTTTCCCACCATCCAATGTTCGATACGCTCGCAAGTACATCAGTAGTGCGCGGTTATCCGCAACTGGCAATGTAGCTGCTCGAGCAGTTCTTGTATTGGAAATGACGCCCTGCTCGGTATGAAATTCCAAGTAGTTTTGCCGCTCCAATGCAGGTAACAACTTCTTATCAAGGAAATCGCGCAACGCGCTACGAAACTGCTCGCGCGCCGCGAGTTTCGCCATATCCGAGGAATCTTTTTTCGATGGCTTTCCAGATAGTGTGTACATCAAGGTTTCCCGAATCGAGAACATCGAATCGGACAGCCCACCGACGATATACGGGATACTGGGAATATCAGATTGCAGAACAAGACCTCTCAAGGCATTGCGGCGGATACCGGGCAATTTGTCTTGTGCCAAATTTCGCATTTTCTCAATTACGGAAAGCGGCAATTTCGGATAGGACATGAGCGCCAATGCAGCGGAAGTGCGAATCCGGAATGCGGTATCAGACGCGGCTTGCAATAATCGGGGCAACGCAGTCGAATCGCCGATATCGCCCAACGTTTGGATCGCTAAAGTAGCCTCGTCACGTGATTTCGCGGTATCAATCACCATTAGTAACGATTCGACGGCAGGCGTTCCAATTTTTTTGAGTAACTGATTCACGGTCTGGCGGTCGCGGGCGTCGTCGGTCGAGAGCCGCGAGATAAGAAACGGTACCGCCGACTTGCCGCGCGAAACCAGCGTACTGTCGGCACGTTTGCGAATCGCTTCCCATTTCGGTTCACCGCTGCTAGCAACCCAAAATAACCGCAAGTCAGACTCGGCAGAATAATCGATGCGATTCTCCCAACCGGGAGAGAGCGCCTTTCCATTACTAAAATGGGGCGGACCATCGAACAGTTCCGATGAAGTATTCGTCGAGTCGGCGAAACATACTACCGTAAGAAGTAGGGTAATAAGGATAGTCAATAATACACGGGACACACTCATTTCACACCTCCCGTTGTATTCGGTGTTGGTGGAGTAACATCCCAGCCGACACCGCGGATTCCCCGAATCCACAGATTGCCATCGGCAGCGGATTCATCGGCGTAGCGGTCATTCCCACTCCGGTCAAGGAATAGTCCAATCGAGCCGTAGTCGCGGCGGGGATTGCCATATCCAACCGTATTCAGACTGTTGCGATTCGCATAGATATCGTTCCCTGCATCGTCGAGTAGTACGCCGAATCCATTGGCGCTCCCCGCTCCCTGCGATAAATCGGCGCAAAGATATGAATCATCTCCTGCGCGGTCACGTAAGATACCAGTGCCTAAATCGTGGCCGCAGCCTTGCGAAACCCCTTTGCTATCGTAACGGTCGTTGCCATCGTCATCAAGTAGTATCCCGAGCGAAATGTGAATGCCGGAACCTTGTGCATACTGGTAGGATACATAACGGTCGTTCCCGGTTTTGTCGACCAATGCGCCTAAGGCGTACCAGTAACTCGCCCCTTGTCCATATATATCACTTAAATATAAATCACTACCGGATTGGTCAAGTAATAATCCGATACCACCACTCAGGTGGGGTCGCAGTCCGTACCCGAACCCCTGAGA is a window encoding:
- a CDS encoding oligosaccharide flippase family protein; this translates as MFQKIKALAGQSVIYGIGQVATRAASFLLLPAYTYWLPVADYGALTLYYSFIAVAQVIYLYGIDVSLMRYYIPLKEKTQRNELFSTVLVLSFFSSTLISALLWLLRAPLASSILEEGAAPVILLFCLVVLWLDTFSALPFVVLRAKQKAFHYTSLRMLSVLLNLGANFWLVGHLHRGLQGVLEANILSSAITMIPLLWIIRKDISFKFNWKILPPVLKFGLPNIPHLFFVMVLELSSRKFLEYYSSAEQTGLYGVGAKLGMIFSILAMAFRNAWAPFFLEEGEKPDSPNLFARVLTYFLLVFGILFLFLTYYIPPIMKMPIPGFSMPLIEPKYWGGIEIFPIILLGQVFNGVAANLSAGFFLRNRIHIQAYISGVASAASVLFNIWLIPVSVFGQRRGASLSGMAVLPSASGYMPEKIIRYPMRGNDCSI
- a CDS encoding DUF2723 domain-containing protein, which translates into the protein MKRPSFWVGLMVFMVSWTVILMTNANTVSYWDCGEFAACSYTLGVPHPPGSPLFIMVGRLFTFLPFGEIATRVTQFSSLSGAFTILLTFLIVLRLVRLYRGKEESLTDRISVLGGAAVGALALSWSPSFWFNVVESEVYGVSLFLTVIVFWLVLKWMDNSETGENDHYLLLATYLNGFAITIHLLNLLTIPTLFLLIWYQRKRLSYLLLLGWTLSLVIIDLPLDIGVPFWLKLLSVPIALGFYAYFKRSSDHESALVPMVHLLTFLGFTLYALILIRSQLNL
- a CDS encoding HEAT repeat domain-containing protein; translation: MSVSRVLLTILITLLLTVVCFADSTNTSSELFDGPPHFSNGKALSPGWENRIDYSAESDLRLFWVASSGEPKWEAIRKRADSTLVSRGKSAVPFLISRLSTDDARDRQTVNQLLKKIGTPAVESLLMVIDTAKSRDEATLAIQTLGDIGDSTALPRLLQAASDTAFRIRTSAALALMSYPKLPLSVIEKMRNLAQDKLPGIRRNALRGLVLQSDIPSIPYIVGGLSDSMFSIRETLMYTLSGKPSKKDSSDMAKLAAREQFRSALRDFLDKKLLPALERQNYLEFHTEQGVISNTRTARAATLPVADNRALLMYLRAYRTLDGGKTTIWSRAALHTDPAIRAEAVRAGTKKQTNGKVTLARYAKKLRDDPDPIVKAAY